One window of the Nodosilinea sp. PGN35 genome contains the following:
- a CDS encoding MBL fold metallo-hydrolase: MAHLTARRPQNVDGDIYVDSSCIDCDTCRWMAPAIFSRDDEQSAVFHQPETEAERLAALQAVLACPTASIGTVEPPKDMKAAQASFPIPITENVYHCGYHSEKSYGAASYFIRRPEGNVLVDSPRFAAPLVKQLEALGGVRYLYLTHQDDVADHQRFHERFGCDRILHADDIGRGTASVEIQLQGTDPVTLAPDLTIIPVPGHTKGHTVLLYDNRVLFTGDHLAWSVRLHQLHAFRSVCWYSWPEQIRSMEKLAAYDFEWVLPGHGRRHHADAATMGQQMQKCLDWMKAQ, encoded by the coding sequence ATGGCTCACCTCACCGCTCGCCGCCCCCAAAACGTAGACGGCGACATCTACGTCGATAGCTCCTGCATCGACTGCGACACCTGCCGCTGGATGGCCCCCGCCATCTTTAGCCGCGACGATGAGCAGTCGGCGGTCTTCCACCAGCCCGAAACCGAGGCCGAGCGGCTGGCGGCGCTGCAGGCGGTGCTGGCCTGCCCCACCGCCTCCATCGGCACCGTGGAGCCGCCCAAAGATATGAAGGCGGCCCAGGCCAGTTTTCCGATCCCAATCACCGAAAATGTCTACCACTGCGGCTACCACTCCGAAAAGTCTTACGGGGCGGCCAGCTACTTCATTCGGCGGCCCGAGGGCAACGTGCTGGTCGATTCGCCCCGCTTTGCCGCGCCCCTGGTCAAGCAGCTCGAAGCCCTAGGCGGCGTGCGCTACCTCTACCTCACCCACCAGGACGATGTGGCCGACCACCAGCGGTTTCACGAGCGGTTTGGGTGCGATCGCATTCTCCACGCCGACGACATCGGCCGGGGCACCGCCTCCGTAGAAATTCAGCTCCAGGGCACCGACCCGGTGACCCTCGCGCCCGACCTTACCATCATTCCGGTGCCGGGGCACACCAAAGGCCATACGGTGCTGCTGTACGACAACCGGGTTTTGTTTACCGGCGATCACTTGGCCTGGTCGGTGCGGCTGCATCAGCTTCACGCTTTTCGCTCCGTCTGCTGGTACTCGTGGCCCGAGCAAATCAGGTCGATGGAAAAACTCGCCGCCTACGACTTTGAGTGGGTGCTGCCCGGCCACGGTCGCCGCCACCACGCCGACGCCGCCACCATGGGCCAGCAAATGCAAAAGTGCCTCGACTGGATGAAGGCGCAGTAG
- a CDS encoding TM2 domain-containing protein — protein MARAKTETAYLLWALCLFGVCGLHRFYAGQTVWGIVYLCTFGLFGMGQLIDLVLVPGMVKARNEQLRRKYLAEWGEEGLTMPVPIERPLVVAQAIAQPQEDPMLLLLKAAHANGGKLSKAQVALHTGLSTERVEALLQAALHSGYADITNDPESGAVRYVFDL, from the coding sequence ATGGCACGAGCAAAGACTGAAACAGCCTACCTGCTGTGGGCACTGTGTTTATTTGGTGTCTGCGGGCTGCACCGGTTTTATGCTGGGCAGACGGTGTGGGGCATCGTCTACCTGTGTACCTTTGGGCTGTTTGGCATGGGCCAGCTCATCGATCTGGTGCTGGTGCCCGGTATGGTCAAAGCCCGCAACGAGCAACTGCGGCGCAAGTACCTGGCCGAGTGGGGCGAAGAGGGCCTGACCATGCCAGTGCCGATAGAGCGACCTTTGGTGGTGGCCCAGGCGATCGCGCAACCCCAGGAAGACCCCATGCTGCTGCTGCTGAAAGCCGCCCACGCCAACGGGGGCAAACTCTCTAAGGCTCAGGTGGCCCTGCATACGGGGCTGAGTACCGAGCGCGTAGAGGCCCTACTTCAGGCCGCTCTGCACAGTGGCTACGCCGATATCACCAACGACCCAGAGTCGGGGGCGGTGCGCTACGTGTTTGATCTGTAG